The Amblyomma americanum isolate KBUSLIRL-KWMA chromosome 3, ASM5285725v1, whole genome shotgun sequence genome window below encodes:
- the LOC144124169 gene encoding uncharacterized protein LOC144124169, giving the protein MRTSLTTLLLYLSSLPGPTTSNLFEVHEFLFMNKSILYLWKRRSNPKADRFCLCYGPSSTMSRHFGAFNCSAGRRGALCRVRDSFAGCFSSGRLAQDLLQERGAFVVPTRLPALPVPGSPASAAAIRCRLMDNTTADVLGDFPGNTNLTFCGVDVCRRCVGGFSNRSFCTSLWTRDPLLKFEPLAQSDFAVGVRWRADRAAGLTFTAKVCASEGNCYMECFEEHVSGDSGQFLVPTDLWRFRVAIYLRRQDGTTLYQKNFRSKRLAPDRPCFSTGVVKSWSEIWLYWWPQDDTSDGYVVSWCRGGSGEGEDEPQPPPNENCSMDVSGSSAALRHLQAFTKYVFSMRAYRWLDSNKTERLFSRPLRSQPIVLINPSFIPVFVFVAIPAVSAIVSIVLILANTVLRRELPSPNLNRQAALPQLPRRNPTYHRPPQLPPIVLRRHSRGDFE; this is encoded by the exons ATGCGCACCAGCCTGACCACTTTGCTTCTTTACCTTTCCTCA TTACCAGGACCGACGACTTCCAACCTTTTCGAAGTCCACGAATTCCTGTTCATGAATAAGTCGATCTTGTACCTCTGGAAGCGGCGCAGTAACCCGAAGGCCGACAGATTCTGCCTCTGCTACGGCCCGTCCTCCACGATGAGTCGCCACTTCGGCGCCTTCAACTGCAGCGCCGGACGCCGGGGTGCGCTGTGCCGCGTGCGAGACTCGTTCGCCGGGTGCTTCAGCAGTGGCCGTCTGGCACAG GACCTCCTGCAGGAGCGCGGCGCCTTCGTGGTACCCACGCGGCTTCCGGCTCTGCCGGTACCGGGCTCGCCCGCCTCGGCCGCCGCTATTCGATGCCGGCTGATGGACAACACGACGGCGGACGTGCTGGGCGACTTTCCAGGCAACACGAACCTGACCTTCTGCGGGGTGGACGTGTGCCGACGCTGTGTGGGCGGCTTCAGCAACAGGAGCTTCTGCACGTCGCTCTGGACCAGAGACCCCC tgCTGAAGTTCGAGCCGCTTGCCCAATCGGACTTCGCGGTGGGCGTGCGGTGGCGCGCGGATCGGGCCGCCGGCCTCACGTTCACGGCCAAAGTGTGTGCCTCGGAGGGCAACTGCTACATGGAGTGCTTCGAGGAACACGTGAGCGGCGACAGCGGGCAGTTCCTGGTGCCCACCGACTTGTGGCGATTCCGCGTCGCCATCTACCTGCGTCGCCAGGACGGCACCACGCTGTACCAGAAGAACTTCCGCAGCAAGAGACTAG CGCCCGACCGGCCCTGCTTCTCGACGGGCGTCGTGAAGAGCTGGTCCGAGATTTGGCTCTACTGGTGGCCCCAGGACGACACCAGCGACGGCTACGTGGTCAGCTGGTGCAGGGGCGGCAGCGGAGAAGGCGAAGACGAGCCGCAACCGCCGCCCAACGAGAACTGCTCGATGGACGTGAGCGGCTCGTCGGCGGCACTGCGCCACCTGCAGGCTTTCACCAAGTACGTGTTCAGCATGCGCGCCTACCGGTGGCTGGACTCCAACAAGACCGAGCGCCTCTTCAGCCGCCCGCTCCGCTCACAGCCCATCGTCCTCATCAATCCCA GCTTCATTCCGGTGTTCGTGTTCGTGGCCATACCAGCGGTGTCCGCAATCGTCTCCATTGTGCTCATCCTGGCGAACACAGTGTTACGCAGG GAGCTGCCATCGCCCAACCTGAACAGACAGGC